The genomic interval CCGGGCGGATCCGGGGCCGCGACGGCAGGGCTTACCAGTTCAGGCCGAACGACAGCTTGAACGTGCGCATCGGCGACGCCAACACGCCGTTGGCGGTGCCGTACGACGTGTTGAGATCGTCGTAGGTCCCGGTGTCGGTGTTGTAGTCGGCGTAGTTGGTCCAGTTGAACAGGTTGATGATGTCGGCGCGCACGTTGAACTTGATGCCTGCGCCGGTATCCCATTCCTTGTTCGCCGCCAGGCTGAATTCCTTGTAGCCCAGCGTGGAATCCGGCTTGTACTGGATGATATAGCACTGGTCGTTGCCGGCCAGGCAGTTGGTGCCGTAGTGCGGCGTCTGGCTGGCCAGCGACAGCTTGCCCGACAGGGTGATGGCGTACGGCAAATCGTAGATGCCGGTGACCACCAGGCGGTTCTTCGGGATGCCGCCGGCCTCGCGCCAGCCGTAGCCGGCCATCGACGCCTGATCCAGCGCGTAGTGCTCGCCGAACTGGCGGTTTTCCTTGGCGTCGGAGAAGGTATAGGCCACGGTCAAGCCCCAGCCCGATTCCTTGTCGTACGGCTTGTCCAGCTTCAGCGCCAGCTGGTTGTTGCGCGTTTCCAGGCCATTGGTGCCCAGCACGATCGCGCTGTAGCCGTTCGGCGAATCGGTCGGCACGCCGGAGGTGGTGCCCGGCAGGAAGAACGAACCGTCGGCACGGCGGTTGCCGCGCAGGAACACGAAACCGTCCTTGCTCACGATCCGGCTGAGGGTCACGTCGGTGTACCAGTCGTTGCCCCACAGGTGCACCATGTTGCGCATGCCCAGGCTGAACTGGTCGGAGTACGGCACCTTGATGTTGTTGTCGATCAGGTAGATCTCGCGACCGCCGCCGCCGGTATTGGCCGAAGCAAGCCCGGCCAGGCCGGCCTGGGTCGCGTAGCTCTCGTTCCACGGCACGCAGGGATCGCCCAGGCAGGCGTTGTTGGCGCTGCTGAAGTAGTAGCTATACGACTTGAAGCTGTTGTTGAGCTGCTCCAGCGCCAGGTAGTCGAAGATGTTGCGGTCGTAAGCACGGCCGGCGCCGCCGTAGATCACGTGCGCCTGGTCGCCGAACAGGTCGTAGGAGAAGCCCAGCCGCGGCTGCCAGGCGTCCTTGAACGCCTTGCGGTTGTGGCCGTTGCTGATGTAGTTGGAGATGTCGTAGTTGGCGTTGTCCAGGTTGCTCCAGTTCTGCAGCGCGCTGGCGACATCGGCCGGGGTGACGAAGTCGAGGAACGAGGGGGTCTTCTCGTAGTCGTAGCGCACGCCGAGGTTGAGCGTCAGGTGCTCGTTGACCTCCCAGTCGTCCTGCAGATAGATGCCGTATTGCTTGTTCTTGGACACCACCGAACCGCCGCTGGTATCGCCCCAGCGCACCCGGTACGGCGTGTCGGTATCGGTCAGGATGTTGTAGTAGTACTGCGGATTGGCCGGATTGATCTGGGTCGAATCCAGTTCGATGTCCTTGTACTTGAAGCCCATCTTGACCGTGTGGCTGCCGTGCCAGTCCATGCTGTTCAACGTCAGGTCGTCCTGCAGGGTCCAGCCCTCCTGCCCCTTGTTCTGGTAGCTGCTGCCGGCACCGGCGGTGAGGATGGTGGTCTCGTTGCCGGCCTGCGGCACGTACGACAGCACGTAGCCGCTGCCGTTGGTCAGCGGATCCTGGGTCCAGTACGCGCTTTCGTAGCTCAGGTTCAGATCGTTGAGGAACGCCGCGCCGGTGTACTGCCAGCGCAGGTTGGCACGCTTCTCTTCCTGGCCGTTGGTGCTGCCGTGCTGGTAAGT from Xanthomonas sp. DAR 34887 carries:
- a CDS encoding TonB-dependent receptor → MHHRTQTTARPARKLLTCALASCLLLSAAPSFAQSTAATIRGQVALDSAASAQAQVTATNLATGLSRTVQVNNGSYAVGGLPPGSYRIDLTANGQTTSQNVTVQVGQTATLNLGGAAAAASASGEGATTLDAVQVTAPPVLVETRTSENATYISNVQIEKLPQATRNFLELADSVPSVQFQRDAKGNTTVRSGATSANGTNVYIDGISQKNYVLTGGVSGQDSSRGNPFPQSAIGEYKVITSNYKAEFDQVSSAAIVASTKSGTNDFHGSFFWDTTNDDWRAESPLEREAGKRDDFSETQYGATFSGPILKDRAHFFVAYEAKEYTTPNTVIPGGIYADRVDQLPSQLQPLVTTYSTPFKEDLYFGKIDWTIGDNSLFELSGKYRKEDELSDIGETTTYQHGSTNGQEEKRANLRWQYTGAAFLNDLNLSYESAYWTQDPLTNGSGYVLSYVPQAGNETTILTAGAGSSYQNKGQEGWTLQDDLTLNSMDWHGSHTVKMGFKYKDIELDSTQINPANPQYYYNILTDTDTPYRVRWGDTSGGSVVSKNKQYGIYLQDDWEVNEHLTLNLGVRYDYEKTPSFLDFVTPADVASALQNWSNLDNANYDISNYISNGHNRKAFKDAWQPRLGFSYDLFGDQAHVIYGGAGRAYDRNIFDYLALEQLNNSFKSYSYYFSSANNACLGDPCVPWNESYATQAGLAGLASANTGGGGREIYLIDNNIKVPYSDQFSLGMRNMVHLWGNDWYTDVTLSRIVSKDGFVFLRGNRRADGSFFLPGTTSGVPTDSPNGYSAIVLGTNGLETRNNQLALKLDKPYDKESGWGLTVAYTFSDAKENRQFGEHYALDQASMAGYGWREAGGIPKNRLVVTGIYDLPYAITLSGKLSLASQTPHYGTNCLAGNDQCYIIQYKPDSTLGYKEFSLAANKEWDTGAGIKFNVRADIINLFNWTNYADYNTDTGTYDDLNTSYGTANGVLASPMRTFKLSFGLNW